One Leptolyngbyaceae cyanobacterium genomic window carries:
- a CDS encoding agmatinase family protein, producing the protein MTENPAENSLFQSPGSNNGHTPSQAERALELEARLPLTGWQQEVSKGLEYGLEAAESIRDRTIPTFSRGELPHYAGINTFMKAPYVEDVRKVGEYDVAIVGVPHDSGTTYRPGTRFGPQGIRRISALYTPYNFELGVDLREQITLCDVGDIFTIPANNEKSFDQISKGIAHIFSSGAFPIILGGDHSIGFPTVRGICRHLGDKKVGIIHFDRHADTQETDLDERMHTCPWFHATNMKNAPAKNLVQLGIGGWQVPRQGVKVCRERSTNILTVTDIVEKGIDAAVDFALERALDGTDCVYISFDIDCIDAGFVPGTGWPEPGGLLPREALSLLGKIIQKAPVCGLEVVEVSPPYDISDMTSLMATRVICDAMAHLVISGQLPRKQKPAYIFPESQPELVAWT; encoded by the coding sequence ATGACTGAAAATCCTGCTGAAAACTCCTTATTTCAAAGCCCCGGCTCAAATAACGGACACACTCCATCCCAAGCAGAACGGGCTTTAGAATTAGAAGCGAGACTGCCGTTAACTGGTTGGCAACAGGAAGTATCGAAAGGGCTAGAATACGGACTAGAAGCAGCAGAGAGCATTCGCGATCGCACTATTCCCACCTTCTCTCGCGGCGAACTGCCTCACTATGCAGGCATCAACACCTTCATGAAAGCGCCCTACGTGGAAGACGTTCGCAAAGTGGGAGAATATGATGTGGCGATCGTCGGCGTTCCCCACGACTCCGGCACCACCTATCGTCCCGGCACTCGCTTTGGCCCCCAAGGAATTCGGCGCATTTCCGCATTGTACACCCCCTACAACTTCGAGTTAGGCGTTGATTTGCGCGAACAAATCACCCTTTGCGATGTAGGCGACATTTTCACCATTCCCGCCAATAACGAAAAATCATTCGACCAAATCTCCAAAGGAATTGCACACATCTTCAGTTCTGGTGCATTTCCAATTATTTTAGGCGGCGATCACTCGATCGGCTTCCCCACAGTTAGAGGAATTTGTCGCCACTTGGGAGACAAAAAAGTTGGTATCATACACTTCGATCGCCACGCCGACACCCAAGAAACCGACCTCGACGAGAGAATGCACACCTGTCCTTGGTTTCACGCCACCAACATGAAAAACGCCCCAGCCAAAAACCTGGTACAGTTAGGAATTGGCGGCTGGCAAGTCCCCCGTCAAGGCGTGAAAGTATGCCGAGAACGTTCCACCAACATCCTCACCGTCACCGACATTGTAGAAAAAGGAATCGATGCTGCCGTTGATTTTGCCTTAGAACGCGCCCTCGACGGAACCGACTGCGTATACATCAGCTTTGATATTGACTGCATCGACGCCGGATTTGTCCCAGGAACCGGTTGGCCCGAACCAGGCGGTTTACTACCCCGCGAAGCATTGTCATTACTGGGCAAAATCATCCAAAAAGCGCCAGTTTGCGGTTTAGAAGTCGTCGAAGTTTCCCCACCCTACGACATCAGCGATATGACTTCACTCATGGCAACTCGCGTCATTTGCGACGCGATGGCCCATTTAGTCATCTCCGGTCAACTGCCCCGCAAACAGAAACCCGCTTATATCTTCCCAGA
- a CDS encoding GNAT family N-acetyltransferase yields MKPDIYIREAVLEEDALIAQHFYQMWLDNDVPANLIEAGWLNITLQFIDRARRELCYQAFVAEVENRVVGSVSCQLFTGLYPHILTTEYRNYGYIWGVYVESAYRGRGIGKQLTSKAVNYLRSIGCTKAILHASPSGQPVYTSLGFASSNEMKLDLL; encoded by the coding sequence ATGAAACCAGATATTTATATCAGAGAGGCTGTACTGGAAGAAGACGCTCTCATTGCACAACACTTTTATCAAATGTGGCTGGATAATGATGTTCCAGCAAATCTTATCGAAGCTGGCTGGCTTAATATTACACTTCAATTTATCGATCGCGCTCGTCGAGAACTGTGCTATCAAGCTTTTGTCGCTGAAGTAGAAAATAGAGTAGTTGGTTCTGTAAGTTGTCAGCTTTTTACTGGCCTTTATCCCCATATTTTAACCACAGAATATCGTAATTACGGATATATTTGGGGAGTTTACGTCGAATCAGCTTATCGCGGAAGAGGAATTGGCAAACAACTAACCAGCAAAGCAGTAAATTATTTGCGATCTATAGGATGTACAAAAGCCATTTTGCACGCTTCTCCTTCTGGTCAACCTGTTTATACCAGCTTGGGATTTGCATCTAGCAATGAAATGAAATTAGA
- a CDS encoding glutathione S-transferase family protein, with protein sequence MATIVVYGSPLSTYVRTVRLLLEEAGVEYYLKEVDMLNGENKSAEYLAKNPFGKVPTLEVDGEVLYETSAITEYLDTVVANNKFSPSDPFSKARMRQIVAIIDSYFYQPAIRTIVIQRLVVPNQGGKTDEDAVKNAIAPAKTALDAIESLTVGSPYLLSSELCIADFYLIPIFIYLSKTPEFEPITARTPKLKTWWDKVNQIESVKRVCA encoded by the coding sequence ATGGCAACGATCGTTGTTTACGGCTCTCCTCTTAGTACTTATGTTCGTACTGTTCGGTTGTTGCTTGAGGAAGCAGGTGTAGAATATTACCTCAAAGAAGTAGATATGCTCAATGGCGAAAACAAGTCAGCCGAGTACTTAGCGAAAAATCCCTTTGGGAAAGTACCTACCTTAGAAGTAGATGGGGAAGTGCTTTATGAAACATCTGCCATTACTGAATATCTCGATACAGTTGTGGCAAATAACAAGTTTAGCCCGTCCGATCCCTTCTCCAAGGCGAGGATGCGTCAGATCGTAGCAATTATTGATAGCTATTTTTATCAACCTGCTATCAGGACAATTGTAATTCAGCGTTTAGTCGTTCCGAATCAAGGGGGGAAAACAGATGAGGATGCGGTGAAAAATGCGATCGCACCTGCAAAAACAGCCCTAGATGCGATCGAATCTCTCACGGTTGGTAGCCCATATCTGCTAAGTAGCGAATTGTGCATTGCCGATTTCTACTTGATTCCAATTTTTATCTACCTCTCAAAAACACCAGAGTTCGAGCCGATTACCGCTCGAACTCCTAAACTCAAGACTTGGTGGGATAAAGTAAATCAGATCGAAAGCGTCAAACGAGTGTGTGCGTAA